In Bufo gargarizans isolate SCDJY-AF-19 chromosome 6, ASM1485885v1, whole genome shotgun sequence, a single genomic region encodes these proteins:
- the LOC122940927 gene encoding cytochrome c oxidase assembly protein COX15 homolog, with protein MLLLSLRSSLTHCRVQAVRYIHSAGAKHPGTQWKHTVQKRWKSSVVSEVAAPSRAAVGSLPNSAAERVMGRWLLVCSGMVAGAVIIGGVTRLTESGLSMVDWHLVKEMKPPRTREEWEAEFHKYQQFPEFKVLNHNMTLNEFKFIWYMEYSHRMWGRAVGLAYILPAIYFWRKGWFNRGMKGRVLGLCGFVCFQGLLGWYMVKSGLEEKPDSYDVPRVSQYRLAAHLGSALVLYCASLWTGLSLLLPKQKMIETTQLLKLRKFTHWTTGLVFLTALSGAFVAGLDAGLVYNSFPKMGERWIPDDLLAFSPTLRNVFENPTTVQFDHRILGISSVAAITGLYYYSRKVPLPRRARLAVNSLIAVAYLQVTLGISTLLLYVPTPLAATHQSGSLALLSMAIWLMNELRRLPK; from the exons ATGCTTCTTTTGAGTCTTCGCTCCAGCCTGACACACTGCAGAGTGCAAGCTGTGCGCTACATTCACTCAGCAGGCGCAAAG CATCCCGGCACTCAGTGGAAACACACAGTCCAGAAAAGATGGAAGAGCAGTGTGGTGTCGGAGGTGGCCGCTCCATCCAGAGCTGCGGTCGGGTCTCTACCAAACTCTGCTGCCGAACGTGTCATGGGTCGCTGGCTTCTTGTGTGCAGCGGTATGGTAGCCGGAGCTGTGATCATTGGTGGAGTAACTAG GTTAACGGAGTCCGGGCTGTCGATGGTCGATTGGCACCTGGTGAAAGAAATGAAGCCACCGAGAACTCGGGAAGAATGGGAGGCAGAGTTTCACAAATACCAGCAGTTCCCAGAATTCAAAGT TTTGAATCACAACATGACCCTGAACGAATTCAAGTTTATTTGGTACATGGAGTACTCCCATCGGATGTGGGGGCGAGCAGTGGGCCTGGCTTACATTTTACCTGCCATCTACTTCTGGAGAAAGGGATGGTTTAACCGGGGAATGAAAGGACGTGTGCTCGGCCTCTGCGGATTTGTTTGCTTccag GGTCTGCTGGGCTGGTACATGGTGAAGAGTGGACTGGAAGAGAAACCGGACTCGTATGATGTGCCCCGTGTCAGTCAGTATCGCCTGGCCGCACATTTAGGTTCTGCACTTGTTCTCTATTGTGCAAGTCTTTGGACAGGATTATCTCTTCTACTTCCTAAACAAAAG ATGATTGAGACAACTCAGCTGCTGAAGCTAAGGAAGTTTACACACTGGACGACAGGTCTCGTCTTCCTAACAGCGCTGTCAG GAGCCTTTGTGGCAGGACTAGATGCCGGTCTCGTTTACAATTCTTTTCCTAAGATGGGAGAGCGTTGGATCCCGGATGATCTACTTGCTTTTTCTCCAACCTTGAGAAACGTCTTTGAAAATCCAACAACAGTACAGTTCGATCATCGCATCCTT GGGATCAGCTCTGTAGCAGCGATCACTGGCTTATATTACTATTCTCGGAAGGTTCCTCTGCCTCGAAGAGCAAGGCTCGCTGTGAATTCTCTCATTGCTGTGGCCTATCTACAG GTTACGCTGGGCATCAGCACGTTGCTCTTGTACGTCCCAACACCTCTAGCTGCCACCCACCAGTCTGGCTCGCTCGCTCTCCTCAGTATGGCTATCTGGCTCATGAATGAACTGAGACGTCTTCCAAAATAG
- the CUTC gene encoding copper homeostasis protein cutC homolog isoform X1, whose amino-acid sequence MCDPLEMGDQGFLMEVCVDSVESAVNAERGGAGRIELCASLLEGGITPTIGLLQVVKQYVQIPVYVMIRPRGGDFLYSDREVEVMKADIRLAKIHGADGLVFGALTEDGRIDAELCMDLLAVSRPLPVTFHRAFDMVYDPLLAMETLISLGFERVLTSGCDSSALEGLPLIKRLVEQAKGRIMVMPGGGITERNLHRILEGAGVQEFHCSARSTKESLMKYRNNSVTMGAALTTSEYAIKVADVTKVRTLNAMAKNFL is encoded by the exons ATGTGTGACCCGTT AGAGATGGGCGACCAGGGGTTCCTTATGGAAGTCTGTGTAGATTCGGTGGAGTCTGCAGTGAACGCTGAGAGGGGAG GCGCTGGACGTATAGAGCTGTGCGCCAGTTTGCTGGAAGGAGGAATAACCCCCACCATAG GTCTTCTGCAGGTAGTGAAGCAGTATGTGCAAATCCCAGTATATGTGATGATTCGGCCGCGAGGTGGAGACTTTCTCTACTCTGACCGAGAGGTGGAAGTCATGAAGGCTGACATCCGACTAGCAAAAATACATGGGGCCGATGGACTGGTGTTCGGGGCCCTGACAGAAGACGGCAGAATCGATGCAGAACTGTGTATGGATTTACTTG CCGTCTCTCGCCCCCTTCCCGTCACTTTCCACCGAG CATTTGACATGGTCTACGATCCTCTGCTGGCTATGGAGACGCTGATCTCACTGGGGTTTGAGCGGGTGCTGACCAGCGGGTGTGACAGCTCAGCACTGGAAGGTCTGCCTTTAATAAAGAGGCTCGTGGAACAG GCTAAAGGCAGGATCATGGTGATGCCAG GTGGCGGCATCACAGAGAGGAACCTCCACAGAATTCTGGAAGGCGCCGGGGTTCAGGAATTTCACTGTTCTGCACGATCTACCAAGGAGTCATTAATGAAATACAG AAACAACTCTGTGACCAtgggagctgcactcactacctCCGAGTATGCCATCAAGGTTGCCGACGTGACCAAAGTCAGGACATTGAATGCTATGGCAAAGAATTTCCTCTGA
- the CUTC gene encoding copper homeostasis protein cutC homolog isoform X2, translating to MGDQGFLMEVCVDSVESAVNAERGGAGRIELCASLLEGGITPTIGLLQVVKQYVQIPVYVMIRPRGGDFLYSDREVEVMKADIRLAKIHGADGLVFGALTEDGRIDAELCMDLLAVSRPLPVTFHRAFDMVYDPLLAMETLISLGFERVLTSGCDSSALEGLPLIKRLVEQAKGRIMVMPGGGITERNLHRILEGAGVQEFHCSARSTKESLMKYRNNSVTMGAALTTSEYAIKVADVTKVRTLNAMAKNFL from the exons ATGGGCGACCAGGGGTTCCTTATGGAAGTCTGTGTAGATTCGGTGGAGTCTGCAGTGAACGCTGAGAGGGGAG GCGCTGGACGTATAGAGCTGTGCGCCAGTTTGCTGGAAGGAGGAATAACCCCCACCATAG GTCTTCTGCAGGTAGTGAAGCAGTATGTGCAAATCCCAGTATATGTGATGATTCGGCCGCGAGGTGGAGACTTTCTCTACTCTGACCGAGAGGTGGAAGTCATGAAGGCTGACATCCGACTAGCAAAAATACATGGGGCCGATGGACTGGTGTTCGGGGCCCTGACAGAAGACGGCAGAATCGATGCAGAACTGTGTATGGATTTACTTG CCGTCTCTCGCCCCCTTCCCGTCACTTTCCACCGAG CATTTGACATGGTCTACGATCCTCTGCTGGCTATGGAGACGCTGATCTCACTGGGGTTTGAGCGGGTGCTGACCAGCGGGTGTGACAGCTCAGCACTGGAAGGTCTGCCTTTAATAAAGAGGCTCGTGGAACAG GCTAAAGGCAGGATCATGGTGATGCCAG GTGGCGGCATCACAGAGAGGAACCTCCACAGAATTCTGGAAGGCGCCGGGGTTCAGGAATTTCACTGTTCTGCACGATCTACCAAGGAGTCATTAATGAAATACAG AAACAACTCTGTGACCAtgggagctgcactcactacctCCGAGTATGCCATCAAGGTTGCCGACGTGACCAAAGTCAGGACATTGAATGCTATGGCAAAGAATTTCCTCTGA